Genomic segment of Plasmodium vinckei vinckei genome assembly, chromosome: PVVCY_10:
taaaaaaaaaaaataaaaagctgttcatattttttttttaatcttaaatttttttcttttaataaaaagctAGTATTAGAAGATATGATGGGATATATGTATTCTTATAAAGTGAAACATTGAATTTATGTTTgcttaattatattatcttcacattctttttttataataatattttaaattctttgtgattttcaatataaattaacttattttatttaaaccaCTTAATTGTCAACTTGTTCTTTTCTTGTTTGTACAAACAGTATATAGGCTGCAcacaattattattttattttcacagTTGTTgctaaatatgcatatataatctatatttatataatatataaatattttattttttatgcatatatgcaCACTTAGAAGGTTAAAGGATTAAGgcttatataataaaaaaaatggtgaTTACTTTCTGAAAATATTTCCGGtttatactatttatttatttgttttttttttttttttaatttaccGTCTTAACTCTTAAAACGATTGTCTATgataaatgaataaaaaataaaaaagcatACAGGTCTTACAATCTTGTgcacataatattttatgttatataCACAATTTTGACTATCTGCTAATTTTGTGAATAAAAtgagtatatatatttttttaaaatatccaaaaatagaatttaaatatcaccatgttttatattgtctttttttaaaaaatacatatattaggCAGGATTAATAaccaattaaaaaaaatacatggGAAAATAGGATATTgatagtgaaaaaaaatattttcttaaaaCAACATGAGCTGGTGtggaatatttaaaattgtgaaaacatagtaaatatttttaaaactatCCAAAACAAGGTAAAAGaggttaataaaaataatttcataTTCTTTACTTATACCCAAAATGAATGCCAATGTGTATATTGATGATAAAGAGAACTTAAGTAAAAATGAGCAAAATgtagaaataatatatagaccaataaagaataatataaatagtgattttaaaaaagaaaatatagacAAGGACGaaccaaataaaataaaacaacatCTTCTGAATGAATTGCAtagtattaaaaataatttatttagcAATTCCCCCTTTTccaattatatacatttttatgaaatttataataacttaaaatatatagtaaaatatgaaagaaAGAAGAATGCAAAAGAGTTATTTTCAGTATACTCAACTAGGAAAAAGTACATTtgttatttaatttatttgattcttttattattaaatatatgtttattatttcgtTTACAAACTGTGATTAAATTTCCTTTTTGGTAtaattactattatttttatgaaattaaTTTCCATGtatttttcacattttttgtaCTAGCTTATTGTGTATTCAatgcttatttatttatttttacatacaAAGAGTTAGTCTATCATATTAACATTATgtgtataattattatacagacattatataatatatatattaaggaaaagaataaagaaatatatagaaacaCTGAAATGCTAATAGAAGGATGTAACCGAATATTTACCAATTTGGATAAAAATTTTCCTAATATTATCTTATTACGTACtgatcatatttttaataaatttacaaatatatttaaatacataAGCAAGAAGGATtatgaatatgaaaatttatattccaAATATGAAGACACAGTTATCAAAATAGATGAAACAAAAGGGACTGCAAGCCCATggaataatatatcatcTGATGAAACAGATCAAGATagtgaatataaaaataaagacaaaagaaagaaaaaaaaacacactgtactgataaatataaaaaatccagaagtttataaaaaattaattaatgaaTCGATCAACGATCAAACAGTTGGCTATAATAACAATGGTGggagtaataaaaaaagtatttaCAACATATTTGGAAATTCTATTTATTCAAACATTTAcgacataaatatatatatgagaCACAGaagaaattatatacattcattaataattagtaaatgtaaagaaaaaataaaatatatacaatttatattttattttatgccATATGTAATTAAtctatttattaatatattcacaattatttatatattattttcagtttattattataataatatgatacCTTTAGCACCACCTCATGAATTATCAAAATTgcatattttcaatatattaaattatagaggaatttattatattttgtttatatctttccttaatttctttttctttttatactctatatttctttataagTTAAAtactacatattttttccttcgTCAAATATACAAGCAATGCAAATATGAATCGACATATTATTGTGAGCATATTATgaatgaaatatatgaaaagtatattttttcagaaattatcaaaaccatttttgataaaaataaaaaaaattctgtggaatataaaaatataaaaaaagaaagacaTTCCCCAAGTTTGCAAAAAGTAACAACCCAtatcaataataataataatcataaCAGTGCCCCACAAAATGGAGTTATAGATAAAGACATTCCAAACTCAAATGATAtaacaaattattttcgagctaatataaaaaatgatgaaactACACATGATGGGGtacatattaaatttaatgaaatGTATTCGGATAACaccaataaaatatttcaaaaagaaaaaaaaaatgaaagcgACATGTCTAGTTGCATCAGGTGTTTTTCGACCAGCTAGATTACTATCCCCCAATTTTATActaacaatatatatataacaatttttttattcatatcgAATACATTGAACGGGTTATGACGTCATTTTGAATAGGATGCTTTATGTAAAAACTCACacaaaatacatatatttatataaaattgtatatccTTTAAGATGGAATTTTTCACCTTCctataatataattcataGGGAATAATCAATCAACagtttaaaatataattttgctttgaataaataaacacaCCCAAAGagtgtaataatataaagtaTTCATATTTGTAGTTGcctaatttatattttccctCACTCTAGCAACTACTATGCAAaaggaatatatttttttctataaatacTAAGATTGTCAGGAAGATGAGAGGGGAAGCCAAAACACAATGTGATTATGTACTTTTTATCTGTTTCCGAAtaagtattatatatattgccTAATTTTTCTATCGCACCAtgatcatatatatgttgaatttttttatatctgttttttaatttctcattattattaatactaTAACCACATAGATCtaaattttgattttctTTTCCTTTGGTTATTAAATATCTCTCCCACATTATATGCATAGTAAAtcttgaaaaaatatttccaaCAAATATGCTTGAATTAGCACAAATCCATTGCTCAATTATTGCTACTTGTCCTTCATGAtaattatctttattttcataaaagtaaaaaaaatgtttaaacTGTTTAAAATGCTTATTAATAATGTGTTGAAcagattttttttcatctgttgaaataaaaattttctcCTTGCTGTTcataaacataatatataataattttaaaatagctAGCTGCACACTTGGTACATCATAGCtagtaatttttttaaaatcattATATCGTAAATGACAactaatataattattactttttaataattctttaatgtaattatttccattatatattaatctctcattaaataataatatgtcttctatattattttcaaatagtTCATTTGGAAATGGTACAAGTATAACActactatttttaattaaaattgaatttatattatgtatataaaataatttatgaaCAACAGAATTTACTAAATAGCTAGTAACTATATAATCACCATAacatataacatttttccCTTTAATATTTGTGC
This window contains:
- a CDS encoding GDP-fucose protein O-fucosyltransferase 2, putative translates to MKNIYNLISLCLCSLSIVLTDIYTKSSSLICNKNDIYLSDHFYFLKKKKYLLYDVNIGEGFNLQKEVLYRMSLVIYQLNKNDKEYIYYLVLPPWCYLSHWTNKRHNNLQWDIFLNMNIIKNVIPIIEFNDYTKLYGDVTDFIISFKYLLNSQTSKYYHTLPFDKCYIEDYKFKTVCKNCDYKYSVTYSGDCTNIKGKNVICYGDYIVTSYLVNSVVHKLFYIHNINSILIKNSSVILVPFPNELFENNIEDILLFNERLIYNGNNYIKELLKSNNYISCHLRYNDFKKITSYDVPSVQLAILKLLYIMFMNSKEKIFISTDEKKSVQHIINKHFKQFKHFFYFYENKDNYHEGQVAIIEQWICANSSIFVGNIFSRFTMHIMWERYLITKGKENQNLDLCGYSINNNEKLKNRYKKIQHIYDHGAIEKLGNIYNTYSETDKKYIITLCFGFPSHLPDNLSIYRKKYIPFA